One genomic window of Pelmatolapia mariae isolate MD_Pm_ZW linkage group LG5, Pm_UMD_F_2, whole genome shotgun sequence includes the following:
- the LOC134627335 gene encoding ubiquinol-cytochrome-c reductase complex assembly factor 1, translating to MYRRPLQFAARSFAHVSACRAASAGGKGLDQEACFRALAACQQAGVSSPLVTPCRTLHVATQLRNVKETHQHTEEEVGAFTKLIEAMGFTGPLKYNKWKIKIAALRMYTCCVERINYDEFFDKCTLPDTLNSWFLVAQLHVWMCLVRMRQEGREGKYMCRYIVHSMWEDVEQRSKIMGIDAIHRKEAMKAMTETFYAAIFGYDEGILSDDCVLAAALWRNLFNRQCEDPRQLELMVEYVRKQMQYIDALDGDDLLLTGEVKWRPLVEENAQSILKVVTPTYNDAGL from the exons ATGTATCGGCGGCCGCTGCAGTTCGCCGCCAGAAGCTTCGCTCATGTGTCCGCCTGCAGGGCCGCCTCCGCCGGGGGCAAG GGGTTGGATCAGGAAGCCTGTTTCAGAGCGCTGGCCGCCTGTCAGCAGGCGGGCGTCTCCTCTCCATTAGTAACGCCGTGCCGGACGCTGCATGTCGCCACACAG CTCCGTAACGTGAAGGAGACGCATCAGCACACGGAGGAGGAGGTCGGCGCCTTCACAAAGCTCATCGAGGCGATGGGCTTCACGGGACCGCTCAAATACAATAAATGG AAAATCAAGATCGCTGCTCTGCGGATGTACACGTGCTGCGTGGAGAGAATCAACTACGACGAGTTCTTCGACA agtgCACCCTCCCTGACACTCTCAACTCCTGGTTCCTGGTTGCACAGCTGCACGTATG GATGTGTTTGGTGCGGATGCGTCAGGAGGGCAGAGAGGGGAAGTACATGTGCCGTTACATCGTGCACTCCATGTGGGAGGATGTGGAGCAGAGGAGCAAAATCATGGGG ATTGATGCCATCCACAGGAAGGAAGCGATGAAAGCGATGACCGAAACCTTCTATGCAGCGATATTTGGATACGATGAG GGAATCCTGTCCGATGACTGTGTGCTGGCGGCGGCTCTGTGGAGAAACCTGTTCAACCGTCAGTGTGAAGACCCCAGACAGCTCGAGCTCATGGTGGAGTACGTCCGCAAACAG ATGCAGTACATCGACGCGCTGGACGGGGACGACCTGCTGCTCACAGGAGAGGTTAAGTGGCGCCCCCTGGTGGAGGAGAACGCACAGAGCATCCTGAAGGTGGTCACACCCACGTACAACGATGCCGGACTGTGA